From the genome of Palaemon carinicauda isolate YSFRI2023 unplaced genomic scaffold, ASM3689809v2 scaffold677, whole genome shotgun sequence, one region includes:
- the LOC137637353 gene encoding putative CENPB DNA-binding domain-containing protein 1, whose translation MTMDLKHEILEKYESGVRVTELAPQYERSTSTICTIIKQKDAIKSTKPSKGVTIFSKLHSDIHDEMERLFLIWIKEKQLVGDSVTETIIYEKASRIYNDLKGKQEAERGETSMPMEVFKPS comes from the coding sequence atgacaatggactTAAAGcatgaaatattagaaaaatatgagagtggtgtaagagtgactgagctggctcccCAATACGaaaggagtacatcaacaatatgtaccatcattaagcagaaggatgctataaagagcaccaagccttccaaaggagtaaccatcttTTCCAAGCTGCACAGTGAtatccatgacgagatggagaggctttttttaatatggataaaggagaaacagttggtggGAGATAGTGTGACTGAGACTATCATAtatgaaaaggccagcagaatctataatgacttgaaagggaagcaagaaGCCGAGAGAGGAGAGACTTCGATGCCAATGGAAGTCTTCAAACCCAGTTAA